A window from gamma proteobacterium SS-5 encodes these proteins:
- a CDS encoding deoxyribodipyrimidine photo-lyase, protein MADPCLSPDAPSAIAPRRVLHWFRRDLRLADNPALEAIGQRGDSLLAVYIHAPEEEAPWQPGAASRWWLHHSLAALRDRLARQGICLLFFHGETGPILSRLCAQLGIDTLSWNRRYEPRLWQRDQLLAEALSAQGLALEAWDDGVLCPPGQLLNQQGRPYRVYGPFMRRLRLLTDSAPLPLGPPLPPRLRPLPLDQALAPGCSLEQLGLLDAQPWHEKLHDHWQPGEGAAWARLEGFLQAPIDHYAEDRDRPDRAGTSRLSPHLHFGEISPQRVLGNVQPLLAGEGGGRPGQSAERLYNQLGWREFARHLLWHFPDSDLQSLDGRFDALWQEDAEWLRRWQDGRTGIALVDAGMAELWQSGWMHNRVRMVAGSLLTKNLGIPWQAGARWFWDTLVDADLANNSLGWQWIAGCGADAAPYFRVFNPQLQAKKFDPQGRYQARWLGSDPLPEPIIDLASSRTQALARYQGMRQSNPA, encoded by the coding sequence ATGGCTGACCCCTGCCTATCACCAGATGCGCCCTCGGCAATCGCCCCCAGGCGCGTGCTACACTGGTTTCGCCGTGACCTGCGCCTGGCCGATAACCCGGCCCTGGAGGCTATCGGTCAACGCGGCGACTCGCTACTGGCGGTCTATATCCACGCCCCCGAGGAAGAGGCCCCCTGGCAGCCCGGCGCGGCCAGCCGCTGGTGGCTGCACCACAGCCTGGCGGCGCTGCGCGATCGCCTGGCCCGGCAGGGTATCTGCCTGCTGTTTTTTCATGGAGAGACAGGCCCTATCCTGAGTCGGCTCTGCGCCCAGCTGGGGATAGACACCCTCAGCTGGAACCGCCGCTACGAGCCCCGACTCTGGCAGCGGGATCAGCTGCTGGCCGAGGCCCTCAGTGCCCAGGGGCTGGCCCTGGAGGCATGGGATGACGGCGTACTTTGCCCGCCGGGGCAGCTGCTCAATCAACAGGGACGGCCCTACCGGGTGTATGGCCCCTTCATGCGCCGCCTGCGCCTGTTGACCGACAGCGCCCCGCTGCCGCTGGGCCCACCGCTGCCGCCCCGGCTGCGGCCCCTGCCGCTGGATCAGGCCCTTGCTCCGGGTTGTAGCCTGGAGCAACTGGGCCTGCTCGATGCCCAACCCTGGCATGAAAAACTGCATGACCACTGGCAACCGGGGGAGGGTGCCGCCTGGGCACGGCTGGAGGGGTTCTTGCAAGCCCCCATCGACCACTACGCCGAGGACCGCGACCGCCCCGACCGGGCCGGTACCAGCCGCCTCTCGCCCCATCTGCATTTCGGCGAGATCAGCCCGCAGCGGGTGCTGGGCAATGTGCAGCCGCTGCTGGCCGGTGAGGGCGGCGGCCGGCCCGGGCAGTCGGCCGAGCGTCTGTACAACCAGCTGGGCTGGCGTGAGTTCGCCCGCCACCTGCTGTGGCATTTTCCGGATAGTGATTTGCAGTCTCTGGATGGCCGTTTCGATGCCCTCTGGCAGGAGGATGCCGAGTGGCTGCGACGCTGGCAGGACGGCCGCACCGGCATCGCCCTGGTGGATGCCGGCATGGCCGAGCTGTGGCAGAGCGGTTGGATGCACAACCGGGTACGCATGGTGGCGGGCTCATTGCTGACCAAGAACCTGGGCATCCCCTGGCAGGCCGGGGCACGCTGGTTCTGGGATACCCTGGTGGACGCCGATCTGGCCAACAACAGCCTGGGTTGGCAGTGGATCGCCGGTTGCGGGGCCGATGCCGCGCCCTATTTCCGCGTCTTCAACCCCCAGCTGCAGGCCAAGAAGTTCGACCCCCAAGGCCGCTATCAGGCCCGCTGGCTGGGCAGCGACCCCCTGCCCGAGCCGATCATCGATCTCGCCAGCAGTCGGACCCAGGCCCTGGCCAGATACCAAGGGATGCGGCAGTCCAATCCCGCCTGA
- a CDS encoding glutathione peroxidase, with product MFKSIITLLALAGLLGAVQASEKAPVCHTGADYEHHRLDSDQVDNLCQQFRDKVVLVVNTASRCGFTDQYDDLEKLYARYRERGLLVVGFPSNDFANQEPGDEKSIKAFCRLTYGVEFPMYGKTSVKAGKAHPFCRALGEASGETPRWNFHKYLLDRQGRLVGSWQSREEPLGKTITRAIEAAL from the coding sequence ATGTTCAAGTCGATAATCACACTGCTTGCCCTCGCCGGGTTGCTCGGGGCGGTACAGGCGTCCGAGAAAGCCCCCGTCTGCCACACCGGGGCCGATTACGAGCACCACCGCCTCGACAGCGACCAGGTCGACAACCTCTGCCAGCAGTTCCGCGACAAGGTGGTGCTGGTAGTCAACACCGCCAGCCGCTGCGGCTTCACCGATCAGTACGATGACCTGGAGAAACTCTATGCCCGTTACCGCGAGCGCGGCCTGCTGGTGGTGGGGTTCCCCTCCAATGATTTCGCCAACCAGGAGCCCGGCGACGAGAAGAGCATCAAGGCCTTCTGTCGCCTGACCTACGGGGTGGAGTTCCCCATGTACGGCAAGACCTCGGTCAAGGCCGGCAAGGCCCACCCCTTCTGCCGCGCCCTCGGTGAGGCCTCCGGCGAGACACCCAGATGGAACTTCCACAAATACCTGCTCGATCGTCAGGGACGCCTGGTCGGCAGCTGGCAAAGCCGTGAAGAACCCCTGGGCAAGACCATCACCCGGGCCATCGAGGCCGCCCTTTGA
- a CDS encoding TAXI family TRAP transporter solute-binding subunit encodes MRTTHLPIPRALISLALGLCLALPGLASASNFITIGTGGVTGVYYPTGGAICRLVNKGRKQHGIRCSVESTGGSVYNLNSIRAGELDMGVVQSDWQYHAYHGSDRFAARGPDKALRAVFSVHAEPFTLLARKDANINTLDDLKGKRVNIGNPGSGQRGTMEVVMQAKGWSKDDFSLASELKAAEQARALCDNKIDAMVYVVGHPNGSIKEATTSCETRLVPVTGAEIDQLVTANAYYRKAVIPGGMYSGNPQDVNTFGVGATFVSSTRTPADTIYQLVKAVFENFDDFRKLHPAFANLDKRAMVRDSLSAPLHEGAERYYREAGLLTD; translated from the coding sequence ATGCGTACAACCCATCTTCCGATCCCCCGCGCACTGATCTCTCTGGCCCTGGGCCTGTGCCTGGCACTGCCGGGCCTGGCCTCTGCCAGCAACTTCATCACCATAGGCACCGGCGGCGTCACGGGCGTCTATTACCCCACCGGCGGGGCCATCTGCCGCCTGGTCAACAAGGGCCGCAAGCAGCATGGCATCCGCTGCTCGGTGGAGTCCACCGGCGGCTCCGTGTATAACCTCAACAGCATTCGCGCCGGGGAGCTGGATATGGGCGTGGTGCAGTCCGATTGGCAATACCACGCCTATCACGGCAGCGACCGCTTCGCCGCGCGGGGGCCGGACAAGGCGTTGCGCGCGGTGTTTTCGGTCCACGCCGAGCCCTTCACCCTGCTGGCGCGCAAGGACGCCAACATCAACACCCTGGACGACCTCAAGGGCAAGCGGGTGAATATCGGCAACCCCGGCTCCGGCCAGCGCGGCACCATGGAGGTGGTGATGCAGGCCAAGGGCTGGAGCAAGGACGATTTCAGCCTGGCCTCGGAACTCAAGGCCGCCGAGCAGGCCCGCGCCCTGTGCGACAACAAGATCGACGCCATGGTCTATGTGGTGGGTCACCCCAACGGCTCCATCAAGGAAGCCACCACCTCCTGCGAAACCCGCCTGGTGCCGGTCACCGGTGCCGAGATCGACCAGCTGGTAACGGCCAACGCCTATTACCGCAAGGCCGTCATCCCCGGCGGCATGTACAGCGGCAATCCGCAGGACGTCAACACCTTTGGCGTCGGTGCCACCTTTGTCTCCTCCACCCGCACCCCGGCCGACACCATCTATCAGCTGGTCAAGGCGGTGTTCGAGAACTTCGACGACTTCCGCAAGCTGCACCCGGCCTTTGCCAACTTGGATAAGCGGGCCATGGTTCGCGACAGCCTCTCCGCGCCCTTGCACGAGGGGGCCGAGCGCTATTACCGGGAAGCGGGATTGCTGACAGACTAA
- a CDS encoding MerR family transcriptional regulator: protein MDHFPIRIIAELSGVPATTLRAWERRYGLLQPGRAPSGHRLYTPADLERVKRVVRLLDAGLPIREAAKQVKQGRDGALPSHPREHWQVLRRRLLNCLGGFDQQKLDGLYNEALSLYPFDLVCEQLITPLLQALAERWPQRPAAIAEEHFFSAYLRNKLGSRLHHEAPRSRGRPLLLACVPAERHEIGLLMFALALLGRGYRVIYLGPDLPLEQIGPVVERTGAVAVVLSATTRMPDLSALSELIDRLGIPLCLGGAQAEAQAEPIRACGAYPIGGQIPLALSLIEQLAPAHG from the coding sequence ATGGACCACTTCCCCATTCGCATCATTGCCGAGCTAAGCGGCGTCCCCGCCACCACCCTGCGCGCCTGGGAGCGCCGTTATGGCCTGCTCCAACCCGGCCGCGCACCATCGGGGCACAGGCTCTACACCCCGGCGGACCTGGAACGGGTGAAGCGGGTGGTGCGCCTGCTGGATGCCGGGCTGCCCATCCGCGAGGCGGCAAAGCAGGTCAAGCAAGGCCGGGATGGCGCGCTGCCCAGCCACCCCAGAGAACACTGGCAGGTGCTGCGGCGGCGGCTGCTCAACTGCCTGGGTGGCTTTGACCAGCAGAAACTGGACGGCCTGTATAACGAGGCCCTGTCCCTATACCCCTTCGACCTGGTCTGTGAGCAGCTGATCACCCCCCTGCTGCAGGCGCTGGCAGAGCGCTGGCCGCAACGGCCCGCAGCCATCGCCGAGGAGCATTTCTTCAGCGCCTATCTGCGCAACAAGCTGGGCTCGCGCCTGCATCATGAGGCCCCGCGCAGCCGGGGCCGACCCCTACTGCTGGCCTGCGTACCGGCTGAGCGCCACGAGATCGGCCTGCTCATGTTTGCCCTGGCCCTGCTCGGGCGCGGCTACCGGGTCATCTACCTGGGGCCGGACCTGCCCCTGGAGCAGATCGGCCCCGTGGTGGAGCGCACCGGCGCGGTGGCCGTGGTGCTCTCCGCCACCACCCGAATGCCGGACCTTTCTGCCCTGAGTGAGCTGATCGACCGGCTCGGCATACCCCTGTGTCTGGGCGGTGCCCAGGCCGAGGCCCAGGCCGAGCCGATCCGCGCCTGCGGTGCCTACCCCATCGGCGGCCAGATCCCCCTGGCCCTGAGCCTGATCGAGCAACTGGCACCTGCCCATGGCTGA
- a CDS encoding DUF523 and DUF1722 domain-containing protein has translation MNHKPKIGVSACLLGQAVRYDGGHCRNQLVTDRLARFAELEAFCPETGIGLPVPRPTLHLRRRQGQIRLVQTRDAAQDYTEQMQEFARLQRSRLVQLDGFILKKSSPSCGLERLSVEDAETGHKVREGTGLFARFLQQNLPLLPLEEEGRLNDPHLRDGFFERVFAHHRWRSMADIQSDKAALERFHASHKLQLMARGDSYYRELGQLVADPDRNDQAERAGRYFQRFMQVMTLTPSRGRMVNVLQHVMGFFKQQLDAEDKRELLELFEAYREQRVSLQAPLTLLRHHLRRHPHEWLAEQHLFAPYPDHLAPQGPI, from the coding sequence ATGAACCACAAGCCCAAGATCGGCGTCAGCGCCTGCCTGCTGGGTCAGGCGGTGCGCTACGACGGCGGTCATTGCCGCAATCAGCTGGTGACCGACCGCCTGGCCCGATTCGCCGAGCTTGAGGCCTTCTGCCCGGAAACCGGCATCGGCCTGCCGGTGCCCCGACCGACCCTCCATCTGCGGCGGCGGCAGGGACAGATACGCCTGGTGCAGACGCGGGATGCGGCGCAGGATTATACCGAGCAGATGCAGGAGTTTGCCCGGCTTCAGCGGTCCCGGCTGGTGCAACTGGATGGCTTTATCCTGAAGAAGTCCTCGCCCAGCTGTGGCCTGGAGCGCCTCTCGGTGGAGGACGCCGAGACCGGCCACAAGGTCCGCGAGGGCACCGGCCTGTTTGCCCGATTTCTCCAGCAGAACCTGCCCCTGCTGCCGCTGGAAGAGGAAGGTCGGCTCAACGACCCGCATCTGCGAGATGGCTTCTTTGAGCGGGTATTTGCCCACCATCGCTGGCGAAGCATGGCCGATATACAGAGTGACAAGGCCGCCCTGGAGCGGTTTCACGCCAGCCACAAGCTCCAGCTGATGGCCCGCGGCGATAGCTATTACCGCGAGCTGGGCCAACTGGTGGCCGACCCTGACCGCAACGACCAGGCCGAGCGGGCGGGGCGTTATTTCCAGCGCTTCATGCAGGTGATGACCCTGACCCCAAGCCGTGGCCGCATGGTCAATGTATTGCAGCATGTCATGGGCTTCTTCAAGCAGCAACTGGACGCGGAAGACAAGCGTGAGCTGCTGGAGCTGTTCGAGGCCTATCGCGAGCAGCGGGTGTCGCTCCAGGCCCCCCTCACCCTGTTGCGCCATCACCTGCGCCGCCACCCCCATGAGTGGCTGGCGGAGCAGCATTTGTTTGCCCCCTATCCCGATCATCTGGCACCCCAGGGGCCGATCTGA
- the hemE gene encoding uroporphyrinogen decarboxylase, whose translation MSELKNDRFLRALLRQPVDVTPVWMMRQAGRYLPEYRATREKAGSFLDLCKNPELACEVTLQPLRRYPLDAAILFSDILTVPDAMGLGLYFEEGEGPRFKRPIQDEAAVKRLPIPEIESELGYVMDAVRTIRRELAGSVPLIGFSGSPWTLATYMVEGGSSKNFAKVKGMMFDRPDLMHELLAKVASAVIDYLNGQIAAGAQAVMLFDTWGGVLSPRDYRNFSLTYMERIIAGLTRESEGRAVPVILFTKGGGEWLELMADAGADALGLDWTSDIGEARARVGDRVALQGNMDPCILYASPERIREEVASVLAGFGPGAGHVFNLGHGIHPGIDPDHAGAFIQAVHELSPQYHGG comes from the coding sequence GTGTCTGAATTGAAAAATGATCGTTTTCTGCGCGCCCTGCTGCGCCAGCCCGTCGATGTCACCCCGGTGTGGATGATGCGCCAGGCCGGGCGTTATCTGCCCGAATACCGCGCTACCCGGGAGAAGGCCGGCAGCTTCCTCGATCTGTGCAAAAACCCCGAGCTGGCCTGCGAGGTCACCCTGCAGCCGCTGCGGCGCTACCCGCTGGATGCCGCCATCCTCTTCTCCGATATACTCACCGTGCCTGATGCCATGGGCCTGGGGCTGTATTTTGAAGAGGGCGAAGGCCCCCGCTTCAAGCGCCCGATCCAGGATGAAGCCGCGGTAAAGCGACTGCCAATCCCCGAGATAGAAAGCGAGCTGGGCTATGTGATGGACGCGGTACGCACCATCCGCCGCGAGCTGGCCGGCAGCGTACCCCTGATCGGCTTCTCCGGCAGCCCCTGGACCCTGGCCACCTACATGGTCGAGGGCGGTTCCAGCAAGAACTTCGCCAAGGTCAAGGGCATGATGTTCGACCGCCCGGATCTGATGCATGAACTCCTGGCCAAGGTCGCCAGCGCGGTGATCGACTACCTCAACGGCCAGATTGCCGCCGGTGCCCAGGCGGTGATGCTGTTCGACACCTGGGGCGGGGTGCTCAGCCCGCGCGACTACCGCAACTTCTCCCTGACCTACATGGAGCGCATCATCGCCGGCCTGACCCGCGAGAGCGAGGGCCGAGCGGTGCCGGTAATCCTGTTCACCAAGGGCGGCGGCGAATGGCTGGAGCTGATGGCCGACGCCGGTGCCGACGCCCTCGGCCTGGACTGGACCAGCGATATCGGCGAGGCGCGCGCCCGCGTCGGTGACCGCGTCGCCCTGCAGGGCAACATGGACCCCTGCATCCTCTACGCCTCGCCCGAACGCATCCGCGAGGAGGTTGCCTCGGTGCTGGCGGGCTTCGGCCCCGGTGCAGGCCATGTTTTCAACCTCGGCCACGGCATCCATCCCGGCATCGACCCGGACCACGCCGGGGCCTTCATTCAGGCGGTACACGAGCTGAGCCCTCAATACCACGGCGGTTAG
- a CDS encoding methyltransferase domain-containing protein: protein MSEPRLTQHSLAHLAFRADWRSEQGRHSEIWHVPKFNVWRDLDLLPPELQQGLREQPQGSRASTRLDLAKCEQLGDWQTRKPMRIKADRFHGRRLDGSRLEPQIGRFYPKGMIAGVSDIFRGNMQPMRVLDTDPDGLEVDLSHPMARYNARIQAEIIDLQPTGDEHGGRCNEVINDMLLGPGMQVRSSQGPTRFLSKDALRRVDYNADGIFYSLSRMVQHLDRRCLRELEGQYRQLLGGRQRVLDLMASWDSHLPPEMEFEQVTGLGMNAEELDANPRLDRCLRQDLNRKPVLPFTDASFDAVICSASVEYLTDPLQVFAEVHRVLSPGGICVVSFSNRWFPTKSIALWSDLHEFERMGLVSEYFLENDFADLHSLSLRGLPRPEDDPHYGKSAFADPLYLVWAYRQA, encoded by the coding sequence ATGAGCGAACCCCGACTGACCCAGCACAGCCTGGCCCACCTGGCCTTTCGCGCCGATTGGCGCAGCGAGCAGGGCCGACACAGTGAGATCTGGCATGTACCCAAATTCAACGTCTGGCGGGATCTGGACCTGCTGCCGCCGGAACTGCAACAGGGCCTGAGAGAGCAGCCCCAAGGCAGCCGCGCCAGTACCCGGCTCGATCTGGCCAAATGCGAGCAACTCGGCGATTGGCAGACGCGCAAGCCAATGCGCATCAAGGCCGATCGGTTCCACGGCCGTCGCCTGGATGGCAGTCGGTTGGAGCCACAAATCGGCCGTTTCTATCCCAAGGGGATGATCGCCGGGGTGAGCGATATCTTCCGTGGCAACATGCAGCCCATGCGCGTGCTCGATACCGACCCGGATGGCCTGGAGGTGGACCTCAGCCACCCCATGGCCCGCTACAATGCCAGGATTCAGGCCGAGATTATCGACCTCCAGCCGACCGGCGACGAGCACGGTGGCCGCTGCAATGAGGTGATCAACGACATGCTGCTCGGCCCGGGCATGCAGGTGCGCTCAAGCCAGGGGCCGACCCGGTTTCTCAGCAAGGATGCCCTGCGCCGGGTGGACTACAACGCCGATGGCATCTTCTATAGCCTGTCGCGCATGGTGCAGCACCTGGACCGGCGCTGCCTGAGGGAGCTGGAGGGGCAGTACCGGCAGCTGCTTGGCGGACGCCAGCGGGTACTCGACCTGATGGCCAGCTGGGACTCCCATCTGCCGCCGGAGATGGAGTTCGAGCAGGTCACCGGTCTGGGCATGAACGCGGAAGAGCTGGACGCCAACCCGCGTCTGGACCGCTGTCTGCGGCAGGACCTCAACCGCAAGCCGGTGCTGCCTTTCACCGACGCCAGCTTCGATGCCGTGATCTGTAGCGCCTCGGTGGAATACCTGACCGACCCCTTGCAGGTATTTGCCGAGGTGCACCGGGTGCTCAGCCCCGGCGGTATCTGCGTCGTCAGCTTCTCCAACCGCTGGTTCCCCACCAAGAGCATTGCCCTGTGGAGCGACCTGCACGAGTTCGAGCGCATGGGACTGGTCTCCGAGTATTTCCTCGAAAACGACTTCGCAGATCTGCACAGCCTCTCCCTGCGCGGCCTGCCACGGCCCGAGGACGACCCCCACTACGGCAAGTCGGCCTTCGCCGACCCGCTCTATCTGGTCTGGGCCTACCGTCAGGCTTGA
- a CDS encoding VOC family protein yields the protein MTELGHVVFYVRNLARAQKFYQNIVGLQKVGKLFRGKALLLSGGRTHHELLLIEVGESAQGLPQGRRIGLYHVGWKVGDSLEQLRQAKQRIEREGAQIDGMADHGITYSLYLHDPDGNEVELYVDKPEFDWRRDDSWLQMPVRPLEL from the coding sequence ATGACCGAACTCGGCCATGTCGTCTTCTACGTGCGCAACCTGGCGCGTGCTCAGAAGTTCTATCAGAACATCGTTGGCCTGCAGAAGGTCGGCAAGCTGTTCAGGGGCAAGGCCCTGCTGCTCAGCGGTGGCCGCACCCACCACGAACTGCTGCTGATCGAGGTCGGCGAATCAGCGCAGGGGCTGCCGCAGGGCAGGCGCATCGGGCTTTATCATGTCGGCTGGAAGGTAGGCGACAGTCTGGAGCAGTTGCGCCAGGCGAAACAACGTATAGAGCGCGAGGGCGCGCAGATTGACGGCATGGCCGATCACGGCATCACCTACAGCCTCTACCTGCACGACCCTGATGGCAACGAGGTGGAACTCTACGTCGACAAGCCCGAGTTCGACTGGCGCAGGGACGACTCCTGGCTGCAGATGCCGGTGCGTCCGCTGGAGCTGTGA
- a CDS encoding transposase domain-containing protein encodes MNGVDPYGYLQQVSGQLERLDQDQLNRVLDELEYLYEVIPPELQELADGLMQRVRQRLGL; translated from the coding sequence ATGAACGGCGTCGATCCCTACGGCTACCTGCAACAGGTGAGTGGCCAGCTGGAGCGACTCGACCAGGATCAGTTGAATAGGGTGCTGGATGAGCTGGAATACCTCTACGAGGTGATCCCCCCCGAATTGCAGGAACTGGCCGATGGGCTCATGCAGCGGGTCCGCCAACGGCTCGGGCTCTGA
- a CDS encoding fructosamine kinase family protein: MQAIIEQIRQHSGRPFTPDQSRHLGGGCINDALMLSQGDQHWFVKLNRADRLEMFEAEAAGLHALADTGAIRVPRPLCSGIDAGQSFIVLEYIDLGGRGDGAEAGRQLARLHGCQAERFGWWRDNHIGSTPQANAWCDQWIDFWRERRLGPQLKLLQRKGLLAARPLARAEQLLERFPALIDHRPAPSLLHGDLWGGNLGYDRQGMPVIYDPAVYYGDREAEIAMTELFGGLGRDFYTAYNQVWPLDAGYKTRKTLYNLYHILNHANLFGGSYLGQAQSMIESLLADC; the protein is encoded by the coding sequence ATGCAAGCGATCATCGAACAGATCCGCCAGCACAGCGGACGACCCTTTACCCCCGATCAGAGCCGTCATCTTGGTGGCGGCTGCATCAACGATGCCCTGATGCTGAGCCAGGGCGATCAGCACTGGTTCGTCAAGCTCAACCGGGCCGACCGGCTCGAGATGTTCGAGGCCGAGGCGGCAGGCCTGCACGCCCTGGCCGATACCGGGGCGATCCGCGTGCCCCGGCCGCTCTGTAGCGGCATTGACGCCGGGCAGAGTTTCATCGTCCTGGAATACATCGATCTGGGCGGGCGAGGAGATGGTGCCGAGGCCGGCCGCCAGTTGGCCCGGCTGCATGGCTGCCAGGCCGAGCGCTTTGGCTGGTGGCGCGACAACCACATCGGCTCCACCCCGCAGGCCAATGCCTGGTGTGACCAGTGGATCGACTTCTGGCGCGAGCGGCGGCTCGGTCCCCAGCTGAAGCTGCTGCAACGCAAGGGCCTGCTCGCGGCGCGGCCACTGGCGCGGGCGGAGCAGTTACTGGAGCGTTTTCCGGCCTTGATCGACCACCGCCCGGCACCCTCCCTGCTGCACGGTGACCTCTGGGGCGGTAATCTGGGCTATGACCGACAGGGGATGCCGGTGATTTACGACCCGGCGGTGTATTACGGCGACCGCGAGGCGGAGATTGCCATGACCGAGCTGTTCGGCGGCCTCGGGCGCGACTTCTACACCGCCTATAACCAGGTCTGGCCGCTGGATGCGGGCTACAAGACCCGCAAGACCCTGTACAACCTCTACCACATCCTCAACCACGCCAACCTGTTCGGCGGCAGCTACCTGGGCCAGGCCCAATCGATGATCGAGTCGCTGTTGGCAGATTGTTGA